From the genome of Gilliamella sp. wkB7, one region includes:
- the tolQ gene encoding protein TolQ → MENLNIIDLFLQAGLLVQGVMLLLLAFSVMSWAIIFQRTKILGKAKKQIDQFENSFWASEELNMLFDKAKYHKEDISGTEHIFYSGFKEFSRLYQINPNMPEAALDGASRSMRLAMNRELDNLELHIPFLGTVGSISPYIGLFGTVWGIMHAFISLGAVKQATLQMVAPGIAEALIATAIGLFAAIPAVLAYNRLSLRVSRIEQSYLNFIDEFSAILQRQAVAVRK, encoded by the coding sequence GTGGAAAATTTGAATATTATTGATCTTTTTTTACAGGCAGGCCTTTTGGTGCAAGGCGTTATGTTATTGTTACTAGCATTTTCTGTAATGTCTTGGGCTATTATATTCCAACGTACTAAAATTTTAGGAAAGGCTAAAAAACAAATTGATCAATTCGAAAATAGTTTCTGGGCATCGGAAGAACTAAATATGTTGTTTGATAAAGCAAAATATCATAAAGAAGACATTAGTGGTACAGAACATATTTTCTATTCAGGTTTTAAGGAGTTTTCACGTCTTTACCAAATTAACCCGAATATGCCAGAAGCTGCATTAGATGGTGCTTCTCGCTCTATGCGGTTGGCAATGAACCGTGAACTCGATAATTTAGAATTACATATTCCTTTTTTAGGCACTGTAGGTTCAATTAGTCCTTATATCGGCTTATTTGGTACTGTTTGGGGGATTATGCATGCGTTTATTTCTTTAGGTGCGGTAAAACAAGCAACATTACAAATGGTTGCTCCGGGGATTGCTGAAGCTTTAATTGCAACGGCGATTGGTTTATTCGCTGCTATACCTGCTGTTCTTGCTTATAATCGCTTATCATTACGTGTAAGTCGAATTGAACAGAGTTACCTTAATTTTATTGACGAATTTTCAGCTATTTTACAACGTCAAGCTGTGGCTGTTAGGAAATAA
- the cydB gene encoding cytochrome d ubiquinol oxidase subunit II, which yields MIDYEIVRVIWWVLISVVLIAFVITDGFDMGVGILLPFIGKTDSERRIMINAIAPHWDGNQVWLITGGAGIFAAWPMAYAVSFSGFYIAMILVLCALFFRPIGFDYRSKLENTKWRNMWDIAIFLGSFVPALVLGVAFGNLLEGVPFRFDNSYRAFYDGSFFGLLNPFALLAGIVSLMLMVAHGGAWLQLKTSGELYLRARKATQIASLIMLIAFVLAGVWVTFGIHGYEITSAIDYNGVSHPLNKTVSTDVSWLKNYMNYPILWLVPALGVLLPLLTIFFSGLNKNGLVFLSSSLTIACVLFTYGIATFPFVIPSSIMPNASLTIWDASSSQLTLNIMFGVVVIFLPIILFYTIWSYIKMFGRLDKNHIENNKHSLY from the coding sequence ATGATTGATTACGAAATTGTACGCGTCATCTGGTGGGTGTTGATTAGTGTTGTTTTAATCGCTTTTGTTATCACTGATGGCTTTGATATGGGCGTTGGTATTTTATTACCTTTTATCGGTAAAACTGATTCTGAACGTCGTATAATGATAAATGCAATTGCCCCACACTGGGATGGTAACCAAGTTTGGTTAATTACCGGTGGTGCAGGTATATTTGCTGCTTGGCCTATGGCTTATGCTGTATCCTTTTCGGGTTTTTATATTGCGATGATTTTAGTGTTATGTGCATTATTCTTCAGACCAATTGGTTTTGATTATCGTAGTAAACTAGAGAACACTAAATGGCGTAATATGTGGGATATCGCTATCTTTTTAGGAAGCTTTGTTCCTGCACTTGTGTTAGGGGTAGCTTTTGGAAACTTATTAGAAGGTGTACCATTTAGATTCGATAATTCTTACCGTGCTTTTTATGATGGTTCTTTTTTTGGTCTACTTAATCCATTTGCGTTATTAGCAGGTATTGTTAGTTTAATGTTAATGGTTGCCCATGGTGGGGCTTGGTTGCAATTAAAGACTTCTGGTGAACTTTATCTAAGAGCTAGAAAAGCAACCCAAATTGCTAGTTTAATTATGTTAATTGCATTCGTATTGGCTGGTGTGTGGGTTACTTTTGGTATTCATGGTTATGAAATTACTAGTGCAATAGATTACAATGGTGTTTCTCATCCGTTAAATAAGACTGTATCAACAGATGTTTCATGGTTGAAAAATTATATGAATTACCCTATTTTATGGCTCGTTCCTGCATTAGGTGTATTATTACCATTATTAACTATTTTCTTTTCTGGTTTGAATAAAAATGGATTAGTGTTTTTATCATCTTCTTTAACCATTGCTTGTGTATTATTTACATATGGTATTGCAACATTCCCATTCGTTATTCCATCAAGCATTATGCCAAATGCTAGTTTAACAATATGGGATGCAAGTTCTAGTCAATTAACACTGAATATAATGTTTGGTGTGGTGGTAATATTCTTACCAATCATACTTTTCTATACTATTTGGAGTTATATAAAAATGTTTGGACGATTAGACAAAAATCATATTGAAAATAATAAACATTCACTTTATTAA
- the hslV gene encoding ATP-dependent protease subunit HslV — protein sequence MTTIVSVRREGQVVIGGDGQVTLGERIIMKGNARKVRRLYNNKVIAGFAGGTADAFTLFELFERKLEMHQGHLTKAAVELAKDWRTDRMLRKLEALLAVADESASLIITGTGDVIQPEDDLIAIGSGGPYAQAAARALLDNTSLSAHDIVQKSLSIAGDICVYTNNFQTIEELNY from the coding sequence ATGACAACAATAGTCAGCGTTCGCCGTGAAGGGCAAGTGGTTATTGGTGGTGATGGTCAAGTTACACTTGGTGAACGTATTATTATGAAAGGTAATGCACGTAAAGTTCGTCGTTTATATAATAATAAAGTAATTGCGGGTTTTGCCGGTGGTACTGCCGATGCTTTTACACTTTTTGAGTTATTTGAACGTAAACTAGAAATGCACCAAGGTCATTTAACTAAAGCCGCTGTTGAACTAGCCAAAGATTGGCGTACAGATAGAATGTTACGTAAATTAGAAGCATTACTTGCTGTTGCCGATGAAAGTGCCTCACTGATTATTACAGGTACTGGTGATGTTATACAACCAGAAGATGATCTTATTGCCATTGGTTCAGGTGGACCTTATGCTCAAGCAGCAGCTAGGGCTTTGTTAGATAATACATCATTATCTGCACATGATATTGTACAAAAATCTCTATCAATAGCGGGTGACATTTGTGTTTACACCAACAACTTCCAAACTATTGAAGAACTCAATTACTAA
- a CDS encoding cytochrome bd oxidase small subunit, CydX/CbdX family encodes MYYVLWFIGVIATCMLAVVTGLWVENSSNEKETNK; translated from the coding sequence ATGTATTACGTGTTATGGTTCATTGGAGTTATTGCAACTTGTATGCTTGCTGTTGTTACTGGACTTTGGGTTGAAAATTCTAGCAACGAAAAAGAAACTAACAAATAG
- a CDS encoding cytochrome ubiquinol oxidase subunit I: MLDIVELSRLQFALTAMYHFIFVPLTLGLAFMLAIMETVYVVSGKQVWKDMTKFWGKLFGINFAVGVATGLTMEFQFGTNWSYYSHYVGDIFGAPLAIEGLMAFFLESTMVGLFFFGWDRLSRGKHLMVTWCVAFGSNFSALWILVANGWMQFPIGSDFNPINSRMEMASFFELVTNSVAQYKFVHTVAAGYLTGAMFVLSISSYYLLKKRDLPFANRSFAVAAMFGFVMSIVVAVMGDEAGHELSTVQPTKLAAIEGEWETHPAPAPFNMIAFPSQKNKENSFAIEIPYVMGIIATRSLDKQVIGLKDIISDNETRIRNGILAYSNLEKIQKGDQDPSVLKAFEDNKADLGYGYLVKRFTDRDNLTIPEATEEHIKAATEDSIPTVWPLFWAFRGMVGFGMLMILGAGLALWTTYKNKIGQKRWLHRLLLLLLPAPWLACECGWFVAEYGRQPWAIQDILPTGVANSSLTPGEVLFTMTLVCGLYTLFLVAEMFLMFKFARLGPSSLGTGNYYYEKTQAISE, translated from the coding sequence ATGTTAGATATAGTAGAACTGTCACGCCTTCAATTTGCACTCACAGCAATGTATCATTTCATTTTTGTACCATTAACACTGGGTTTGGCATTTATGCTTGCAATTATGGAAACGGTATATGTTGTTAGTGGCAAGCAAGTCTGGAAGGATATGACCAAATTCTGGGGTAAACTATTCGGTATTAATTTTGCTGTTGGTGTTGCTACCGGTTTAACTATGGAATTTCAATTCGGTACCAACTGGTCTTATTACTCGCACTATGTGGGGGATATTTTTGGGGCACCGCTTGCAATTGAAGGATTAATGGCATTTTTCTTGGAATCAACGATGGTTGGTTTATTCTTTTTTGGATGGGATAGACTAAGTCGTGGTAAACACCTAATGGTTACTTGGTGTGTGGCGTTTGGTTCAAACTTTTCAGCGCTTTGGATTTTAGTCGCAAATGGGTGGATGCAATTCCCTATAGGATCTGACTTTAATCCGATCAACTCACGTATGGAAATGGCCAGCTTTTTCGAACTAGTTACCAATTCTGTTGCTCAATACAAGTTTGTACATACTGTTGCTGCAGGATACTTAACAGGTGCGATGTTTGTTTTAAGTATTAGCTCTTATTATCTTTTAAAGAAACGAGATTTACCTTTCGCAAATCGTTCTTTTGCCGTAGCGGCCATGTTTGGTTTTGTCATGTCAATTGTTGTCGCTGTCATGGGGGATGAAGCAGGTCACGAATTGTCGACTGTACAACCTACTAAACTTGCTGCAATTGAAGGTGAATGGGAAACTCATCCTGCACCAGCGCCATTTAATATGATTGCATTCCCATCGCAAAAAAATAAGGAAAATTCATTTGCAATTGAGATTCCGTATGTAATGGGAATAATAGCAACACGTTCACTTGATAAGCAAGTAATCGGTTTGAAAGATATTATTTCTGATAATGAAACCAGAATTCGTAATGGTATTTTAGCCTATAGTAATTTAGAAAAAATTCAAAAGGGCGATCAAGATCCATCTGTTCTTAAAGCCTTTGAGGATAATAAAGCCGATTTAGGTTATGGTTATTTGGTTAAACGTTTTACTGATCGTGATAATTTAACGATTCCTGAGGCTACGGAAGAACATATTAAAGCGGCTACAGAAGATTCAATTCCAACGGTATGGCCTTTGTTCTGGGCATTTAGAGGAATGGTGGGGTTTGGTATGTTGATGATCTTAGGTGCTGGACTCGCTTTGTGGACAACTTACAAAAATAAAATTGGTCAAAAACGTTGGTTACATCGTTTACTTCTTCTATTATTGCCTGCGCCATGGCTTGCTTGTGAATGTGGCTGGTTTGTTGCGGAATATGGTCGTCAACCTTGGGCAATTCAAGATATTTTACCAACTGGAGTCGCAAATTCATCGTTAACGCCAGGGGAAGTATTATTTACTATGACCTTAGTTTGTGGTCTATATACGCTATTTTTAGTTGCTGAAATGTTCTTGATGTTCAAGTTTGCACGACTAGGGCCAAGTTCATTAGGTACTGGCAACTATTATTATGAAAAAACACAAGCGATATCAGAATAG
- the tolA gene encoding cell envelope integrity protein TolA, with product MRNSKLSIPIIISIILHLMLIIMLGYQAIKNIDGINYGKETGNSIDAIMIDPSVMTDQYQRQLKTKESQQQADKKREQQLVDQAKELQEKQLAEQQHLKDLTKERIKLAEQLKKQEEERIAAEKAAAEKAAAEKAAAEKAAAAEKAAAEKAAAEKAAAEKAAAEKAAAEKAAAEKAAAEKAAAEKAAAEKAAAEKAAAEKKAAEIKAKQKAEQAKKDKAINDLLGGLTSGAPNSPSDQSGAAASRKGSSDDELAKYKALVTNAISNKFINPANVYSGKSCVLQIQIAPDGLLLNVTSSGGDEALCREAVAATKLATIPKPASGLYDEVKNMTVEFQPK from the coding sequence ATGCGAAATTCTAAATTAAGTATACCAATCATAATATCGATTATATTACATTTAATGTTAATTATTATGCTTGGTTATCAAGCTATAAAAAATATAGATGGTATCAACTATGGTAAAGAGACTGGAAATAGTATTGATGCTATTATGATCGATCCTTCTGTTATGACAGATCAATATCAACGGCAATTAAAAACGAAAGAAAGCCAACAGCAAGCTGATAAAAAAAGAGAGCAACAGTTAGTCGATCAAGCTAAAGAATTGCAAGAAAAACAATTAGCTGAACAACAACACTTAAAGGATTTAACTAAAGAACGTATAAAACTTGCTGAGCAATTGAAAAAGCAAGAAGAAGAAAGGATTGCAGCAGAGAAAGCGGCAGCAGAGAAAGCAGCGGCGGAAAAGGCAGCAGCGGAAAAAGCAGCAGCGGCGGAAAAGGCAGCGGCAGAGAAAGCTGCCGCGGAAAAAGCGGCAGCAGAGAAAGCAGCGGCGGAAAAAGCGGCAGCAGAGAAAGCAGCGGCGGAAAAGGCAGCGGCAGAGAAAGCTGCCGCGGAAAAAGCGGCAGCAGAGAAAGCAGCGGCGGAAAAGGCAGCAGCAGAAAAGAAAGCCGCAGAGATAAAAGCTAAACAAAAGGCAGAACAGGCTAAGAAAGATAAAGCTATCAATGATCTATTAGGTGGTCTGACTTCTGGCGCTCCAAATTCTCCAAGTGATCAAAGTGGAGCCGCTGCAAGTCGTAAAGGTTCATCCGATGATGAACTAGCTAAATATAAAGCGTTAGTGACAAATGCTATAAGCAATAAATTTATAAATCCAGCTAATGTTTATAGTGGTAAAAGTTGTGTTTTACAAATTCAAATAGCACCAGATGGGTTATTACTTAATGTAACTTCTAGTGGAGGCGATGAAGCTTTATGTCGTGAAGCGGTTGCTGCTACTAAACTTGCAACCATTCCAAAACCAGCGAGTGGTTTATATGATGAAGTAAAAAATATGACAGTTGAATTCCAACCAAAATAG
- the fur gene encoding ferric iron uptake transcriptional regulator: MKNHDNDNNAALKSAGLKVTLPRLKILELLRDPSCQHITVEDLYKKLLDMGEEIGLATVYRVLNQFDDAGIVTRHNFEGGRAVFELATQKHHDHLICLDCGEVFEFRDEIINARQKEIAEQYGVKLTFHSLYLYGHCQSGNCKAHPELHTKK, translated from the coding sequence ATGAAAAATCATGATAATGATAATAATGCAGCGCTTAAAAGTGCTGGTTTAAAGGTTACGTTACCACGATTAAAGATTTTAGAATTATTGAGAGATCCTTCATGTCAACATATAACAGTCGAGGATCTTTATAAAAAATTGCTTGATATGGGCGAAGAAATCGGACTCGCCACCGTCTACCGTGTTTTAAACCAATTTGATGATGCTGGGATAGTAACTCGTCATAATTTTGAGGGGGGTAGAGCGGTATTTGAGCTTGCAACGCAAAAACACCATGATCATTTAATTTGTTTAGATTGTGGTGAAGTATTTGAATTTAGAGATGAAATTATCAATGCAAGACAAAAAGAAATTGCCGAGCAATATGGAGTTAAATTAACTTTTCATAGCTTATATCTTTATGGACATTGTCAATCAGGTAATTGTAAAGCCCACCCTGAACTTCATACAAAAAAATAA
- the sucC gene encoding ADP-forming succinate--CoA ligase subunit beta, with the protein MNLHEYQSKHIFKEYNLPVPEGYVCNSVDEVKDILSKLQSQSDISSWVAKCQVHAGGRGKAGGVICTKNFNEIKGFAEKWLGKHLVTYQTTSKGQPVNQILIEKASNIYKELYLGAVIDRSSKRVVIMASTEGGVDIESVAEKSPHLIHKMPLDPLTGPSAFQGRELAFKLGLTGKLVNQFSKLFVNFANLFLDNDVALAEVNPLVITSEQELVCLDAKIVLDDNALFRHPKLNYLKDTTQEDELESIAAKQGISYVSLDGNIGCMVNGAGLAMATMDIIKLYGGEPANFLDVGGSTTQERVAEAFKLILSEKNVRAILVNIFGGIVRCDLIAEGIISAIEEIGLKVPVVVRLQGNNAEIARGILADSNLNIITAKSLTDAAQKIVGVAK; encoded by the coding sequence ATGAACCTGCACGAATATCAATCAAAACATATTTTTAAAGAATACAATTTACCCGTACCTGAAGGCTATGTTTGTAATTCAGTTGATGAGGTAAAAGATATTTTATCAAAATTACAATCCCAATCGGATATAAGTTCTTGGGTCGCTAAATGCCAGGTTCATGCCGGAGGAAGAGGTAAAGCTGGGGGCGTAATTTGTACTAAAAACTTCAATGAGATAAAAGGTTTTGCTGAAAAGTGGTTAGGTAAACATTTAGTCACTTATCAAACAACATCCAAAGGTCAGCCAGTAAATCAGATTTTAATCGAAAAAGCTTCAAATATTTATAAAGAACTTTATTTAGGTGCAGTTATTGATCGAAGTTCTAAGCGTGTTGTTATTATGGCATCGACTGAGGGTGGCGTTGATATTGAAAGTGTTGCTGAAAAATCGCCACACCTAATTCATAAAATGCCGCTCGATCCGTTAACTGGACCATCTGCTTTTCAAGGTCGTGAACTTGCTTTTAAATTGGGATTAACTGGTAAGCTTGTTAACCAATTTTCTAAATTATTCGTTAATTTTGCTAATCTATTTTTAGATAACGATGTTGCATTAGCTGAAGTTAACCCTTTAGTTATTACTAGTGAACAAGAACTTGTTTGTTTAGATGCTAAAATCGTTCTTGATGATAATGCTCTTTTTCGTCATCCAAAATTAAATTATTTAAAAGATACAACGCAAGAAGATGAACTTGAATCCATTGCAGCCAAACAAGGTATTAGTTATGTTTCTTTAGATGGAAATATAGGATGTATGGTTAACGGCGCTGGATTAGCGATGGCTACAATGGATATTATCAAATTATATGGTGGTGAACCTGCTAACTTTTTAGATGTTGGAGGTAGTACAACTCAAGAACGTGTAGCAGAAGCGTTTAAATTGATTTTATCAGAAAAAAATGTCAGAGCGATTTTAGTCAATATTTTTGGTGGTATTGTTCGTTGTGACTTAATCGCTGAAGGTATTATTAGTGCAATTGAAGAAATAGGTCTTAAGGTTCCAGTAGTCGTAAGACTTCAAGGTAATAATGCCGAAATTGCTCGAGGTATTTTAGCTGATAGTAATCTAAATATTATTACTGCAAAAAGTTTAACAGATGCTGCACAGAAAATCGTTGGTGTTGCAAAATAG
- a CDS encoding inner membrane-spanning protein YciB: MKQLLNFIPLVIFFIFLTMYDVFVGVQALMIAATVCFLIVLIIYRKIDKVELISYLMVMVFGGFTLYTREPNVIKWKVTIINFLFASGLLISQYGFKKNLLQKLLGKEIQLDSVIWNRLNILWIAFFMTCGVISLGATYYTTDDFFWIFKVFILPGASLLLSLISGIYIYKNMDKDIDSK; encoded by the coding sequence ATGAAACAGCTTTTAAATTTTATACCCCTTGTAATCTTTTTTATATTCTTGACAATGTATGATGTCTTTGTTGGTGTACAAGCCTTGATGATAGCAGCAACGGTCTGTTTCCTAATTGTTCTTATCATTTACCGAAAAATCGACAAAGTAGAATTGATATCTTATTTAATGGTGATGGTTTTTGGTGGATTTACTCTTTATACCCGGGAACCTAATGTTATAAAATGGAAAGTGACAATTATTAACTTTTTGTTTGCCTCAGGTTTACTCATTAGTCAGTATGGTTTCAAAAAAAACCTGCTTCAAAAACTTCTAGGCAAAGAAATTCAGCTAGATTCAGTCATTTGGAATAGATTAAATATATTATGGATAGCTTTCTTCATGACATGTGGAGTGATTAGTTTAGGTGCAACCTATTATACAACAGATGACTTTTTCTGGATTTTTAAAGTATTTATTTTACCTGGTGCATCGTTATTATTATCCTTAATATCAGGAATCTATATATATAAAAATATGGATAAAGATATAGACAGTAAATAG
- the ybgC gene encoding tol-pal system-associated acyl-CoA thioesterase, producing MKQFNWNARVYYEDTDAGGVVYHARYLAFYERARTEMLRQLDISQQTLLQAGIAFVVKKMDISYDFPARLDDMLTISTQVEQIRKASIIFKQTILNQNKQIISNADVVIACVNMTKMKPCALPKLLVLEFI from the coding sequence ATGAAACAATTCAATTGGAATGCAAGAGTCTATTATGAAGACACAGATGCTGGCGGAGTTGTTTACCATGCTCGGTATCTTGCTTTTTATGAACGTGCTAGAACAGAAATGCTAAGACAGCTTGACATTAGTCAACAAACATTACTACAAGCAGGTATTGCTTTTGTTGTTAAAAAGATGGATATTAGCTATGACTTTCCAGCACGTTTAGATGACATGCTAACTATCAGCACTCAGGTTGAGCAAATTCGTAAGGCGTCTATTATTTTTAAACAGACTATATTAAATCAGAATAAGCAAATTATCAGCAATGCTGATGTAGTTATTGCTTGTGTCAATATGACTAAAATGAAGCCATGTGCGCTTCCAAAGTTATTAGTTTTGGAGTTTATTTAA
- the fldA gene encoding flavodoxin FldA translates to MANVGIFFGSDTGNTENVAKQIQQILGSDKADIFDIAKTTKETLEQYNYLFLGIPTWYYGESQADWDDFFPNLEQIDFNGKMVAIFGCGDQEDYAEYFCDAMGTLRDVIEPNGAKIVGHWSTEGYSFEASKSLVDDTHFVGLAIDEDRQPELTEERINNWVNQVKTEMNI, encoded by the coding sequence ATGGCAAACGTTGGTATTTTTTTTGGCAGTGATACAGGTAATACAGAAAATGTAGCAAAGCAAATCCAACAAATTTTAGGCAGTGACAAAGCAGATATTTTTGATATTGCAAAAACAACTAAAGAAACATTAGAACAATATAATTACCTTTTTTTAGGTATTCCAACTTGGTACTATGGCGAATCACAAGCTGATTGGGATGATTTTTTTCCTAACTTAGAGCAAATTGATTTCAACGGTAAAATGGTTGCTATTTTTGGTTGTGGAGATCAAGAAGATTATGCAGAATATTTTTGTGATGCGATGGGTACATTACGCGATGTTATCGAGCCTAATGGCGCGAAAATAGTTGGGCATTGGTCAACTGAAGGATATAGTTTTGAAGCATCGAAAAGTTTAGTAGACGATACTCACTTTGTAGGATTAGCTATTGATGAAGATCGTCAACCAGAATTAACTGAAGAACGAATCAATAATTGGGTCAATCAAGTCAAAACCGAAATGAACATTTAA
- the yciA gene encoding acyl-CoA thioester hydrolase YciA, translating to MKQSDTSPKGQLVLRTLAMPADTNPHGHIFGGWIMSQMDLAGGILSKEIARNRVVTVNASSITFHKPAMVGDVVCCYAHCIKTGKTSITIGIEVWVKKVIDTTDSLKRFCITDAVFTYVSVDKHNNPKPLPEVFQNYDCTKDGISKLNLSNS from the coding sequence ATGAAACAATCCGATACATCCCCTAAAGGTCAACTAGTACTAAGAACACTGGCAATGCCTGCTGATACAAATCCTCATGGTCACATTTTTGGCGGTTGGATAATGTCGCAAATGGATCTCGCTGGCGGTATTTTATCAAAAGAAATCGCTAGAAATCGAGTTGTAACGGTAAACGCGAGTAGCATTACTTTTCATAAGCCTGCAATGGTAGGGGATGTAGTTTGTTGTTACGCTCATTGTATCAAAACAGGGAAAACATCTATTACTATTGGTATTGAAGTTTGGGTTAAAAAAGTAATTGATACAACAGATTCACTAAAACGTTTTTGTATCACTGATGCAGTATTTACTTATGTTTCAGTGGATAAACACAATAATCCCAAACCATTACCTGAAGTATTTCAGAATTATGATTGTACTAAAGATGGGATTAGTAAGCTCAATCTAAGTAATAGCTAA
- the sucD gene encoding succinate--CoA ligase subunit alpha → MSILVNKETKVICQGFTGSQGTFHSQQAIAYGTKMVGGVTPGKGGTTHLGLPVFNTVKEAVAATGATATVIYVPAAFGKDSILEAIDAGIKLIVCITEGIPTLDMLIVKEKLIQNDVVMIGPNCPGIIVPNECKIGIMPGHIHLAGKVGIVSRSGTLTYEAVKQTTDIGVGQSVCVGIGGDPIPGSDFVSILKLLEQDPKTEAIVMIGEIGGSAEEEAAEYIKKHVTKPVIAYIAGTSAPAGKRMGHAGAIISGNKGTAKEKTKALLSAGITIVTNLADIGSAVKKQFDI, encoded by the coding sequence ATGTCAATTTTAGTCAATAAAGAAACCAAAGTCATCTGTCAAGGATTTACTGGTAGCCAAGGTACTTTCCATTCTCAACAAGCGATTGCATATGGTACTAAAATGGTTGGAGGTGTCACACCGGGTAAAGGTGGAACAACACATTTAGGTTTGCCAGTTTTTAATACCGTTAAAGAGGCTGTCGCGGCTACTGGCGCTACTGCCACCGTTATTTATGTGCCGGCTGCATTTGGAAAAGATTCCATCTTAGAAGCAATTGATGCTGGAATAAAATTAATTGTTTGTATAACTGAAGGCATCCCAACCTTAGATATGTTAATTGTCAAAGAAAAATTGATACAAAACGACGTAGTAATGATTGGACCAAATTGCCCAGGAATCATTGTACCGAATGAATGTAAAATTGGTATTATGCCTGGGCATATTCATTTAGCGGGTAAAGTTGGAATTGTTTCTCGTTCTGGAACGTTAACTTATGAAGCAGTAAAACAGACAACGGATATAGGTGTTGGTCAATCTGTTTGTGTCGGTATTGGCGGCGACCCAATTCCTGGAAGTGATTTTGTTTCAATTTTAAAATTACTCGAGCAAGATCCTAAGACTGAGGCTATTGTTATGATAGGTGAAATTGGTGGTAGTGCAGAGGAGGAGGCCGCTGAATATATCAAAAAACATGTAACTAAACCAGTTATAGCCTATATTGCAGGAACATCAGCTCCAGCCGGTAAACGTATGGGACATGCTGGTGCGATTATTTCTGGAAACAAAGGTACAGCGAAAGAAAAAACCAAAGCGCTATTATCAGCAGGTATAACTATTGTTACTAACCTTGCTGATATCGGAAGTGCTGTAAAAAAACAGTTTGATATATAA
- the tolR gene encoding colicin uptake protein TolR, whose protein sequence is MSRRSRYSTKSEINIVPLLDVLLVLVLIFMATAPIISQSVEVDLPEASESKTVSPADNKPIIIEVSGIGVYALIIDQDRQSDLPQEQIVAEVKHQISINEKAVFLVGGAKNVPYEEIIKALNLLQSAGVKSVGLMTQPI, encoded by the coding sequence ATGAGTAGACGTTCACGATATTCAACTAAATCTGAAATCAATATAGTTCCTTTGCTTGATGTATTATTAGTATTGGTGCTTATTTTTATGGCAACAGCACCAATTATAAGCCAAAGTGTGGAGGTAGACTTACCTGAAGCATCAGAATCAAAAACAGTTTCTCCTGCTGACAATAAACCAATAATCATTGAAGTATCTGGTATTGGCGTATATGCTCTCATTATTGATCAAGATCGGCAATCCGACTTACCTCAAGAGCAAATTGTTGCTGAGGTAAAACATCAAATTTCAATAAATGAAAAAGCTGTTTTTTTAGTTGGTGGTGCTAAAAATGTTCCTTATGAAGAAATTATAAAAGCATTAAATTTATTGCAATCTGCAGGCGTTAAATCAGTTGGATTGATGACTCAACCAATTTAA